From the genome of Ectobacillus sp. JY-23, one region includes:
- a CDS encoding TetR/AcrR family transcriptional regulator: MNHLAVDLDPSSTKHKILVTSIELFSRKGYSAVSVREITKAVGVKESSLYNHFKSKEDILQMIYDMFQTQHRKALPDVSLLPMIVKKQSVEQFLTAGVQNFKDSVQVNLHEKMWRIVSIEQFRDQRARDIVVNQIYGKTIEFLEVAFKAFMTENKIKEQDARQLAIEYQYPVFTMMMEFMLLRYDNKDTAEVEQKMQQHVTFFLHYLER; the protein is encoded by the coding sequence ATGAACCATTTAGCTGTAGATTTAGATCCGTCCAGTACGAAACATAAAATTTTAGTGACTTCGATTGAACTGTTTTCCCGCAAAGGCTACTCGGCTGTTTCCGTAAGGGAGATTACAAAGGCTGTGGGCGTAAAGGAAAGCTCTTTGTACAATCACTTCAAATCAAAAGAAGACATTTTGCAGATGATTTATGATATGTTTCAAACACAGCATAGAAAGGCATTGCCTGATGTAAGCTTATTGCCTATGATTGTGAAAAAGCAGTCTGTTGAGCAGTTTTTAACAGCGGGCGTGCAAAACTTTAAGGATTCTGTTCAAGTCAATTTACATGAGAAAATGTGGCGTATTGTAAGCATCGAGCAATTTCGGGATCAACGTGCGCGCGACATTGTTGTCAATCAAATCTACGGAAAAACAATCGAATTTTTAGAAGTGGCTTTTAAAGCATTTATGACTGAAAACAAAATTAAAGAACAGGATGCACGCCAGCTTGCAATCGAGTATCAATATCCTGTGTTCACTATGATGATGGAATTTATGCTACTTCGCTACGATAACAAGGACACAGCAGAAGTAGAGCAAAAAATGCAGCAGCATGTAACGTTTTTCCTGCATTATTTAGAACGCTAA